A single region of the Amphiura filiformis chromosome 7, Afil_fr2py, whole genome shotgun sequence genome encodes:
- the LOC140156482 gene encoding uncharacterized protein, whose translation MANITITSLVYKAILYINLLFIFTAICLHGRYQAIAYDNVETWNATSCETYHTNLSKVLNMSKHNHSCLRVVSPPGMGIRMDLLMVDKDWSIYDYFYMQSDRSECAERIVSFSGAAKPCSAVFNTNLLEIHLSTSITVQFLNFNIDKTLLTPVCDFADIVGLNQYHQSCANLEFYDEIHAITHDITQHLPLITPAVELAHLDPYFNASQLPPLKLPIPDVTCVGKLPQVPTRCSCSLTYQQFDIHCSAISTKSRILLLYFTAADPISSTCSTTVLDISSRRLKDIQTGSFSNLTDITYLLVSNNDLETLQNETFKGLDLLQVLDLSNNRFSNITKGAFLGLVHLSQLVLNGNELRSVKPDMFFGLNNLEVLYLTDNTITTVKSDAFFFLKQLKIVSLRMNRIIKLDFQSFSESLCILDVSNNSVHHQANNMSISPV comes from the exons ATGGCCAACATAACTATCACAAGCCTTGTTTACAAGGCAATTCTATATATAAACCTGCTGTTCATCTTCACAGCAATTTGTCTACATGGCAGATACCAGGCCATAGCATATGATAATGTAGAGACATGGAATGCCACAAGCTGCGAGACCTATCACACCAACTTGTCCAAAGTATTAAACATGTCCAAACACAATCACAGTTGCCTGAGAGTTGTGTCACCTCCTGGAATGGGAATACGCATGGATCTTCTTATGGTAGACAAGGATTGGTCTATATATGACTACTTCTATATGCAGTCTGACAGGAGTGAATGTGCAGAACGAATTGTTTCATTTTCGGGTGCGGCAAAACCATGCAGCGCTGTATTTAACACAAATCTGCTGGAAATTCATCTCAGCACATCAATCACTGTACAATTTTTGAACTTTAACATAGATAAAACCTTACTAACTCCAGTTTGTGACTTTGCTGATATTGTTGGTCTAAATCAATATCATCAATCTTGTGCAAATCTGGAATTCTATGATGAGATTCATGCTATCACTCATGATATCACGCAACACCTACCTTTAATAACCCCAGCTGTGGAATTAGCACATCTAGATCCGTACTTTAATGCAAGTCAATTGCCGCCACTGAAGTTACCCATTCCAG ATGTTACATGTGTTGGCAAACTCCCACAGGTTCCAACAAGGTGTTCATGTTCTCTCACTTATCAACAGTTTGACATCCACTGTTCTGCTATTTCTACCAAATCACGCATCCTACTTCTATACTTCACGGCAGCAGATCCTATCAGCTCTACCTGTAGCACAACTGTACTCGATATCTCCAGCAGACGACTCAAAGACATCCAGACTGGATCTTTCTCAAACCTAACAGATATCACCTACTTACTTGTATCTAACAATGATCTAGAAACACTTCAAAATGAAACATTCAAAGGTCTGGACCTGCTCCAAGTACTGGATCTCTCAAATAACAGATTTTCAAATATTACTAAGGGTGCATTCTTAGGTCTTGTACATTTAAGTCAATTGGTTTTAAATGGGAATGAGTTGAGATCAGTTAAGCCTGATATGTTTTTTGGATTAAACAATTTGGAAGTGCTTTATCTCACAGATAATACCATAACTACAGTGAAGTCTGATGCATTTTTCTTTCTAAAACAGCTTAAGATAGTATCCCTAAGAATGAATCGCATCATCAAATTGGATTTTCAATCTTTTAGTGAGAGCCTCTGTATTTTAGATGTATCCAACAATTCTGTACACCATCAAGCCAATAACATGTCAAT CTCACCAGTCTGA